One Euphorbia lathyris chromosome 1, ddEupLath1.1, whole genome shotgun sequence DNA segment encodes these proteins:
- the LOC136202444 gene encoding uncharacterized protein, whose amino-acid sequence MVGNVPLGSDHPIRVQTMTTSDTKDVARTVEEVEKLIKKLPSVPADWSNGDLSSNMKNAMSNDTSLQSIENGSNIRETQSMLLERIARDTLIIKPAKKSPILLRMVMLVFAMVCGVYICSTCLKQISTTIMIKIEDIQVIERPISVNQPDKHNVSSSGKIGYGTVSEALAYKLPFFFVRRDYFNEEPFLRNMLEYYQSGVEMIRRDLLTGHWQPYLERAISLKPCYEGGINGGEVYHFFLA is encoded by the exons ATGGTGGGAAATGTACCTCTTGGTAGTGATCATCCTATCAGGGTCCAAACTATGACTACAAGTGATACTAAAGATGTTGCTAGAACAGTTGAAGAG GTTGaaaaacttataaaaaaattaccaaGTGTTCCTGCTGACTGGTCAAATGGAGATTTAAGTTCAAATATGAAGAATGCAATGAGCAATGACACTTCCTTACAATCCATTGAGAATGGATCAAATATCAGGGAGACTCAAAGCATGCTTTTAGAGAGAATTGCCAGGGATACACTAATCATAAAGCCTGCAAAGAAATCCCCAATTTTGTTAAGGATGGTAATGTTAGTCTTTGCAATGGTTTGTGGTGTTTATATCTGCTCAACCTGTTTAAAGCAGATAAGCACTACCATTATGATCAAAATTGAAGATATTCAAGTCATTGAGAGACCCATTTCTGTTAATCAACCAGATAAGCATAATGTTTCTAGTTCAG GAAAAATTGGATATGGTACTGTTAGTGAGGCATTGGCATACAAGTTACCATTTTTCTTTGTTCGAAGAGATTATTTCAATGAAGAACCTTTTCTAAGAAATATGCTTGAG TATTATCAGAGTGGTGTCGAGATGATTAGAAGAGATTTACTCACTGGACATTGGCAACCTTACCTTGAACGTGCAATAAGTTTGAAACCATGCTATGAGGGAGGCATTAACGGTGGTGAGGTATATCATTTCTTTTTGGCTTGA